In Armatimonadota bacterium, the genomic stretch AGGGTCGAAACCCACACCCCGGGATGCGCCTTTTCCACCGCCGCGGCGACCTGGTTGACGAAGGTAATCAACGACCCGGCGGGGCTGCCGTTCTCCGCGTCAATCCTCGCGCACGCGGGGCAGGTGCAGTGCGAGTCGTTGTCATTGGCGGAGACCTCGACGATCTCGGTATTCGGATGCTCCTCGAGCACGCGCAGCACATTGGCAGTGGCGATCTTCACCACCTCGGGATTGGTCAGGCACAACTGCTCCAGGGTGCGCTGGCCGTCAACCAGGGCGAAGTACTCGGGGTGGTTCTTGAAGTACTGGTCGGGGGGGACAAGCTGGTTGAAGGTATGGACGAAGAGGCCGTCATAGTCAACATGGCCGCCCCATTCCTCGGGCACCGGCGCCCGAGGCGCATTGGTGCGATTGCGCAGCGACCAGGTGGGGTTGAAGGCGGCGAAGTAGAAAGGATCGCGAATCAGCAGCGGCGGCGTGTAGGCGCGCGGCACCGGCCGCAAGCGCAGCGTGCGGCGATGCGGGAGGCGGCTGCTTTCGCCCGCATACCAGCGGCAGCCCAGGTCCTCCTCCAGCAGCGCATAGACCGCGTAGATGGGCCCGCGCAGGCGCCCGCCCAACAGAAAGAGCCTGGCGCCGTGCGCGCCGATCGCGTATCCCTCGTCACCCAGACCGGCCGCTGCCTGGGGCACTTCGGCCTTGGCGAGCCGGTTGGTCCGTCCGACGCTGATCTCGGTCGCGATCGCGGGCGCGCTGTCGGGGACGATGCGGAACTCGGCGCCGGTCATCTCGCCCAGCCACCGCGCAAGATCCTCGGCGGCTTTGTTATCCTGCGAGGTCGGCTGCGCCGGGATCACTATGACATAGTCCGTTTCGCCGTCTCGGGCCAGGGTCAAGGGGGAGCTGTGCTGCCCCCGGGGCGCCAGCGAGTTGTGCCAGCCGGCCGCCACGCTAGGGCCCCCGCTCAGCAGCACGGGCCCCAGCAGGACTGCCGCTACCAGGGTTGGAAAGTTCATGGGTTCCACCTCCGTCGAAGGCGCCCTGGCCGCAGGTGGTGCCAGGCTTGACCTTCCCGCTCGGTTCGACGCCGCCACGTTGAGTCCTGCGATGCCGCAGGGCATGCCCATCGCTGGTTTCTCCGCCGGGCGCGAACTCCCCGCGGTGCAAGCACACACTCCGGGCTACCTGGGCGCCTCCCTTGCCACCACGGCTTTGGCCAGAGCCAGATCCAGAGGACGATCCGCCGCCACCAGGTAAACCGGCAGGTAGATACCGCCCATGTATGCGCTGTTGTAAACGCGCACCGCGATCGTGTTGGTCTCGCCGAGCTTCAGGTGCGGCCGGGGATCGAAGGCGAACGGCGTCACCCAGATCTGAGGCGGCGCCAGGCCCGTGGTCGCGCAGCTGTGCTCGAAGGCCGGTTGCCCGTTGAGGTACACCCACGCCTCCTCGTCCACGGCGCCGAAATACAGGTACAGGTACTTGCGATCCAGGCTCGCGGGAACGGCGATGGTTTGCCGATACCATCCGAACCCGGCGTAGTGCGGGAAGCCCTGGCTCTCCCAACCGTTGCCGAGGTCGCTGCGCACCTCGGCCCAATCGGCGTCATTGAATGAGGCGCCGTACCACCCTTTCGATCCCCCCACATCCTGCGGGTCAATGGCGAATCTCCAGACCGCCGG encodes the following:
- a CDS encoding DUF4838 domain-containing protein, translated to MNFPTLVAAVLLGPVLLSGGPSVAAGWHNSLAPRGQHSSPLTLARDGETDYVIVIPAQPTSQDNKAAEDLARWLGEMTGAEFRIVPDSAPAIATEISVGRTNRLAKAEVPQAAAGLGDEGYAIGAHGARLFLLGGRLRGPIYAVYALLEEDLGCRWYAGESSRLPHRRTLRLRPVPRAYTPPLLIRDPFYFAAFNPTWSLRNRTNAPRAPVPEEWGGHVDYDGLFVHTFNQLVPPDQYFKNHPEYFALVDGQRTLEQLCLTNPEVVKIATANVLRVLEEHPNTEIVEVSANDNDSHCTCPACARIDAENGSPAGSLITFVNQVAAAVEKAHPGVWVSTL